The following is a genomic window from Candidatus Aramenus sp. CH1.
CTTAACTGAGACGGGTTTCCCAAGTCCCCTAATTGAGGCAAAAGGAGAAGTTATTCCGTCGTGGGAAGGAGCGGTTGGGACGCTTACGAAGTCCTGGTTTAGCCTAAAGGCTACATACTTGGCCACGTCAATGCTCTTCCCCCCGCCCACGCCAATTATGCTTCCAGATCTGAGCTTTTTTGAGAACTCCTCCACCCTAGTCACCTCGTCCATGTTTGCCTCCTCTATTTCAACTACCTCTACGCTCTTGTCCCCTATCTTGTCCAAGATTTTGCTTACGACTGTCTTCCTAACGCTGGGACCTGTGACTATGAGAAAGGGCGCGGGCAAGTTGAGTTGTTCGAAGTACTCGTCTATTTTGTTGATAATACCATTGCCCACGTAGATCCTCTTTGGCAGGTCAATTATGTGTTCGTTGCTTTCCATACATTAAAAGACAAGTTTTAAATATTAAAGAGTGAGGATTGTATTTGTTGATCTCTACTTCTCGGTGAGTGTAGTGTCTAATAGTAGGTTAACAATAATACAGTCCATATACACTGGCATACCAAGGGACGCTCAGATAACGAGGATAGAATTTGAAGGACCAGAGATAGCGGTATACGTAAAGAACCCCTCGTTCCTCTCGGGGAACATGGACGCCGTTAAGAAAATAGCTAAGGAGATAAAGAAGAGGATTGTAATAAAGGCCGATAGCTCGATCAGGAAGGACAAAAAGGAGGCTATGGAGATCATAAAGAACATTGTACCTCAGGAGGCGCAGATAGTCGACATAAAGTTTGACGAGGACCTCGGCGAGGTCCTAATAAAGGCAAAGAGGCCGGGGTTAGTAATCGGAAAAGGGGGAACAATCCAACAAAGGATATTCCTAGAGACCTTTTGGAGGCCTGTTATAGTAAGGGAACCGCCGATAAAGTCAAAGACCGTTGAGAGCATAATAACCCACATATACAACGAGACGGAGTACAGATCGAAGATCCTCAAGACCTTCGGCGAGAGAATACACAGGGAGGTAATATACAAGGACAGGTACGTTAGAATCACAGCGCTAGGGGCCTTCCAGGAGATAGGGAGGTCTGCGGTGTTGGTGGAGACCCAAGAGAGCAGGGTCTTGCTGGACACCGGTGTGAACCCCAGCGTCAGCTTTGGGGAGAGGATGTACCCTAAGCTCGACATAGATCAGCTGAGGCTAGAGGATCTGGACGCAGTAGTGGTAACCCACGCGCACCTGGACCACTGCGGAATGGTTCCATACCTCTTCAAGTACGGCTACGAAGGTCCAGTCTACGTGACCCCTCCCACTAGGGATGTGATGGCGTTGATGCAGTTGGATCTACTTGACGTTGCAGAGAAGGAGGGAAGGCCACTGCCCTACTCGGCAAAGGAGGTTAGAAAAGAACTTCTCCACACAATAACGCTGGACTATGAGGAAGTGACGGACATAGCCCCCGATGTCAGGCTAACTTTCTACAACGCTGGCCACATCCTTGGCTCCGCCATGGCCCACCTTCACATAGGCGACGGCCTACACAACATAGTATACACTGGGGACTTTAAGTACGCTAGGACAAGGCTCTTGGATAGGGCTACAAGCGAGTTCCCTAAGGTAGACACCATAATAATGGAAACCACCTACGGTGCCCAGACCCAGACAAGTAGGGAGGAATCGGAGGAGGAACTAGTGAGAGTAATCCAAAACACGATAAACAGGGGAGGGAAAGTACTCATCCCCGTACTTGCCGTTGGAAGGGGTCAAGAGATGATGCTCGTAATAAACGACGCCATGAAGAACAAGAAGATACCTGAGGTACCCGTTTACGTGACAGGGCTATTCGACGAGGTAACTGCAATACACACCGCTTACCCAGAGTGGCTCAGCAGGGAAGTCAGGGACTCGATCCTGTACAGAGACGAGAACCCGTTTGTGTCAGACGTGTTCAAGAGGATAG
Proteins encoded in this region:
- a CDS encoding beta-CASP ribonuclease aCPSF1 produces the protein MSNSRLTIIQSIYTGIPRDAQITRIEFEGPEIAVYVKNPSFLSGNMDAVKKIAKEIKKRIVIKADSSIRKDKKEAMEIIKNIVPQEAQIVDIKFDEDLGEVLIKAKRPGLVIGKGGTIQQRIFLETFWRPVIVREPPIKSKTVESIITHIYNETEYRSKILKTFGERIHREVIYKDRYVRITALGAFQEIGRSAVLVETQESRVLLDTGVNPSVSFGERMYPKLDIDQLRLEDLDAVVVTHAHLDHCGMVPYLFKYGYEGPVYVTPPTRDVMALMQLDLLDVAEKEGRPLPYSAKEVRKELLHTITLDYEEVTDIAPDVRLTFYNAGHILGSAMAHLHIGDGLHNIVYTGDFKYARTRLLDRATSEFPKVDTIIMETTYGAQTQTSREESEEELVRVIQNTINRGGKVLIPVLAVGRGQEMMLVINDAMKNKKIPEVPVYVTGLFDEVTAIHTAYPEWLSREVRDSILYRDENPFVSDVFKRIEGYREDIAQGEPSIILATSGMLNGGPAVEFFKALAPDPRNSIVFVSYQAEGTLGRKVRDGASEVQVINRDGRVENITIRMERYAIDGFSGHSDRRQLLNFLRDLTPKPRNIVLNHGEASSIRAFMRIIENPREKERLGIKNSNIHAPSILDSLRVT